Proteins encoded by one window of Rhodamnia argentea isolate NSW1041297 chromosome 6, ASM2092103v1, whole genome shotgun sequence:
- the LOC115751253 gene encoding uncharacterized protein LOC115751253 isoform X3, with protein sequence MGLDLDPLLLSYTVSTHYPYLTFTGYVNYDERILVKVVEVFDVRLTNLENVICQLKAINVNFRPVTALTFLERYIFKLIESQSYMTAVTLLEHFSIRQSGKSFLLAMMEKKEFRAAEKWATFMGKPMLCVLVHEYLDRKMLKYAYVTIKKNNLRQEFADVYHQCRESHRITNSKTNLLFCSSMKQLAEKGCWDVAESKAKGDKLLIEFLVYLAMEAGYMEKVDELCDRYSLQGFPKAKDIDASLLHHKHYLCLKELGIEEVCWVDGVDSLHTATCYIEESKVVGVDCEWKPNYVKGSKPNKVSIMQLASSRSVFIFDLIKLSGDVPHILDNCLSRILQSPSILKLGYNFQCDMKQLTSSYETLRCFNHFEMLLDIQNVFKESSGGLSGIAEEILGAGLNKTRRNSDWEQRPLSQNQLEYAALDAAVLVHIFHHIRDRSLQATADGNDKIEWKSSLISHMDNAKTSRKNVRNRTKCRVETD encoded by the exons ATGGGCCTCGACCTGGACCCGCTACTTTTGTCATACACTGTCTCTACGCACTACCCATATTTGACATTCACT GGATATGTAAATTATGATGAGAGGATACTTGTGAAGGTAGTGGAAGTGTTTGACGTGAGACTGACAAACCTTGAGAATGTCATATGCCAACTTAAAGCCATAAACGTTAACTTTAGACCGGTCACTGCACTAACATTTCTTGAGCGATATATTTTCAAGTTGATAGAGTCCCAGTCCTATATGACAGCAGTCACTCTATTGGAACACTTTTCTATTCGTCAATCTGGGAAATCTTTCCTTCTTGCTatgatggaaaagaaagaatttagGGCTGCAGAGAAGTGGGCCACATTCATGGGCAAGCCAATGTTATGTGTACTTGTCCATGAATACTTAGACAGAAAAATGCTGAAGTATGCTTATGTGACAATCAAGAAAAACAATCTCCGGCAAGAATTTGCTGATGTATATCATCAATGTAGAGAAAG CCATCGTATCACGAACAGCAAGACTAATTTATTGTTTTGTAGTTCAATGAAGCAGCTAGCAGAAAAAGGATGCTGGGATGTTGCTGAGTCAAAGGCAAAGGGTGATAAACTGCTCATTGAATTCCTG GTCTATTTGGCAATGGAAGCTGGTTACATGGAAAAAGTTGATGAATTGTGTGATCGATACTCTCTTCAAGGTTTTCCAAAAGCCAAAG ACATTGATGCAAGTCTTCTGCATCACAAGCACTATTTGTGCCTCAAAGAACTGGGCATTGAAGAAGTTTGTTGGGTTGATGGAGTGGATAGTTTGCATACGGCAACATGCTATATTGAAGAATCTAAAGTTGTTGGTGTGGACTGTGAATGGAAACCCAATTATGTAAAGGGCAGCAAGCCTAACAAG GTATCCATCATGCAGCTTGCTTCCAGCAGAAGTGTTTTCATCTTTGATCTCATAAAATTGTCAGGGGATGTGCCACATATTCTGGATAACTGCCTGAGTCGTATTTTACAGTCTCCAAGTATTCTAAAGCTTG GCTATAATTTTCAATGCGATATGAAGCAACTCACGAGCTCCTACGAAACACTGAGGTGTTTTAACCATTTTGAAATGCTGTTGGACATTCAGAATGTATTTAAAGAATCCAGTGGTGGTCTCTCAGGGATTGCTGAG GAAATACTTGGTGCTGGTTTGAACAAGACAAGAAGGAATAGCGACTGGGAGCAACGACCTTTGAGTCAAAATCAG CTGGAATATGCCGCTCTTGATGCTGCTGTTCTTGTGCACATATTTCATCATATACGGGATCGATCTCTGCAGGCTACTGCGGATGGTAATGACAAAATCGAATGGAAGTCTTCTCTA ATTTCGCACATGGATAATGCCAAGACGAGCAGAAAGAATGTTCGGAATAGAACGAAGTGCAGAGTGGAGACTGACTAG
- the LOC115751253 gene encoding uncharacterized protein LOC115751253 isoform X1 produces the protein MRLSAASMGWDDKIVERPEEETHESWTLSLHSLSDLSHISPIVFLYLIKECYTSGTLKATRKFGVLQHQVHQVLNNGPRPGPATFVIHCLYALPIFDIHCEGFSHLIISSLRRFLKANLADSLQAKDLAAHLFIDMVQGYVNYDERILVKVVEVFDVRLTNLENVICQLKAINVNFRPVTALTFLERYIFKLIESQSYMTAVTLLEHFSIRQSGKSFLLAMMEKKEFRAAEKWATFMGKPMLCVLVHEYLDRKMLKYAYVTIKKNNLRQEFADVYHQCRESHRITNSKTNLLFCSSMKQLAEKGCWDVAESKAKGDKLLIEFLVYLAMEAGYMEKVDELCDRYSLQGFPKAKDIDASLLHHKHYLCLKELGIEEVCWVDGVDSLHTATCYIEESKVVGVDCEWKPNYVKGSKPNKVSIMQLASSRSVFIFDLIKLSGDVPHILDNCLSRILQSPSILKLGYNFQCDMKQLTSSYETLRCFNHFEMLLDIQNVFKESSGGLSGIAEEILGAGLNKTRRNSDWEQRPLSQNQLEYAALDAAVLVHIFHHIRDRSLQATADGNDKIEWKSSLISHMDNAKTSRKNVRNRTKCRVETD, from the exons ATGAGATTGAG TGCTGCTTCCATGGGATGGGACGATAAAATCGTCGAACGGCCGGAAGAGGAAACTCATGAATCGTGGACCCTATCTCTTCACTCTTTGTCTGATTTATCCCACATTTCGCCCATTGTGTTCTTGTACCTCATTAAAGAATGTTATACTTCTG GTACCTTGAAGGCAACTAGAAAGTTCGGCGTACTTCAACATCAAGTTCATCAAGTATTAAATAATGGGCCTCGACCTGGACCCGCTACTTTTGTCATACACTGTCTCTACGCACTACCCATATTTGACATTCACTGTGAGGGGTTCAGTCACTTGATAATATCTTCTCTCCGTCGATTTTTGAAAGCTAACCTTGCAGACTCCTTGCAAGCAAAGGACTTAGCTGCGCATTTATTTATTGACATGGTTCAGGGATATGTAAATTATGATGAGAGGATACTTGTGAAGGTAGTGGAAGTGTTTGACGTGAGACTGACAAACCTTGAGAATGTCATATGCCAACTTAAAGCCATAAACGTTAACTTTAGACCGGTCACTGCACTAACATTTCTTGAGCGATATATTTTCAAGTTGATAGAGTCCCAGTCCTATATGACAGCAGTCACTCTATTGGAACACTTTTCTATTCGTCAATCTGGGAAATCTTTCCTTCTTGCTatgatggaaaagaaagaatttagGGCTGCAGAGAAGTGGGCCACATTCATGGGCAAGCCAATGTTATGTGTACTTGTCCATGAATACTTAGACAGAAAAATGCTGAAGTATGCTTATGTGACAATCAAGAAAAACAATCTCCGGCAAGAATTTGCTGATGTATATCATCAATGTAGAGAAAG CCATCGTATCACGAACAGCAAGACTAATTTATTGTTTTGTAGTTCAATGAAGCAGCTAGCAGAAAAAGGATGCTGGGATGTTGCTGAGTCAAAGGCAAAGGGTGATAAACTGCTCATTGAATTCCTG GTCTATTTGGCAATGGAAGCTGGTTACATGGAAAAAGTTGATGAATTGTGTGATCGATACTCTCTTCAAGGTTTTCCAAAAGCCAAAG ACATTGATGCAAGTCTTCTGCATCACAAGCACTATTTGTGCCTCAAAGAACTGGGCATTGAAGAAGTTTGTTGGGTTGATGGAGTGGATAGTTTGCATACGGCAACATGCTATATTGAAGAATCTAAAGTTGTTGGTGTGGACTGTGAATGGAAACCCAATTATGTAAAGGGCAGCAAGCCTAACAAG GTATCCATCATGCAGCTTGCTTCCAGCAGAAGTGTTTTCATCTTTGATCTCATAAAATTGTCAGGGGATGTGCCACATATTCTGGATAACTGCCTGAGTCGTATTTTACAGTCTCCAAGTATTCTAAAGCTTG GCTATAATTTTCAATGCGATATGAAGCAACTCACGAGCTCCTACGAAACACTGAGGTGTTTTAACCATTTTGAAATGCTGTTGGACATTCAGAATGTATTTAAAGAATCCAGTGGTGGTCTCTCAGGGATTGCTGAG GAAATACTTGGTGCTGGTTTGAACAAGACAAGAAGGAATAGCGACTGGGAGCAACGACCTTTGAGTCAAAATCAG CTGGAATATGCCGCTCTTGATGCTGCTGTTCTTGTGCACATATTTCATCATATACGGGATCGATCTCTGCAGGCTACTGCGGATGGTAATGACAAAATCGAATGGAAGTCTTCTCTA ATTTCGCACATGGATAATGCCAAGACGAGCAGAAAGAATGTTCGGAATAGAACGAAGTGCAGAGTGGAGACTGACTAG
- the LOC115751253 gene encoding uncharacterized protein LOC115751253 isoform X2 — protein MRLSAASMGWDDKIVERPEEETHESWTLSLHSLSDLSHISPIVFLYLIKECYTSGTLKATRKFGVLQHQVHQVLNNGPRPGPATFVIHCLYALPIFDIHCEGFSHLIISSLRRFLKANLADSLQAKDLAAHLFIDMVQGYVNYDERILVKVVEVFDVRLTNLENVICQLKAINVNFRPVTALTFLERYIFKLIESQSYMTAVTLLEHFSIRQSGKSFLLAMMEKKEFRAAEKWATFMGKPMLCVLVHEYLDRKMLKYAYVTIKKNNLRQEFADVYHQCRESSMKQLAEKGCWDVAESKAKGDKLLIEFLVYLAMEAGYMEKVDELCDRYSLQGFPKAKDIDASLLHHKHYLCLKELGIEEVCWVDGVDSLHTATCYIEESKVVGVDCEWKPNYVKGSKPNKVSIMQLASSRSVFIFDLIKLSGDVPHILDNCLSRILQSPSILKLGYNFQCDMKQLTSSYETLRCFNHFEMLLDIQNVFKESSGGLSGIAEEILGAGLNKTRRNSDWEQRPLSQNQLEYAALDAAVLVHIFHHIRDRSLQATADGNDKIEWKSSLISHMDNAKTSRKNVRNRTKCRVETD, from the exons ATGAGATTGAG TGCTGCTTCCATGGGATGGGACGATAAAATCGTCGAACGGCCGGAAGAGGAAACTCATGAATCGTGGACCCTATCTCTTCACTCTTTGTCTGATTTATCCCACATTTCGCCCATTGTGTTCTTGTACCTCATTAAAGAATGTTATACTTCTG GTACCTTGAAGGCAACTAGAAAGTTCGGCGTACTTCAACATCAAGTTCATCAAGTATTAAATAATGGGCCTCGACCTGGACCCGCTACTTTTGTCATACACTGTCTCTACGCACTACCCATATTTGACATTCACTGTGAGGGGTTCAGTCACTTGATAATATCTTCTCTCCGTCGATTTTTGAAAGCTAACCTTGCAGACTCCTTGCAAGCAAAGGACTTAGCTGCGCATTTATTTATTGACATGGTTCAGGGATATGTAAATTATGATGAGAGGATACTTGTGAAGGTAGTGGAAGTGTTTGACGTGAGACTGACAAACCTTGAGAATGTCATATGCCAACTTAAAGCCATAAACGTTAACTTTAGACCGGTCACTGCACTAACATTTCTTGAGCGATATATTTTCAAGTTGATAGAGTCCCAGTCCTATATGACAGCAGTCACTCTATTGGAACACTTTTCTATTCGTCAATCTGGGAAATCTTTCCTTCTTGCTatgatggaaaagaaagaatttagGGCTGCAGAGAAGTGGGCCACATTCATGGGCAAGCCAATGTTATGTGTACTTGTCCATGAATACTTAGACAGAAAAATGCTGAAGTATGCTTATGTGACAATCAAGAAAAACAATCTCCGGCAAGAATTTGCTGATGTATATCATCAATGTAGAGAAAG TTCAATGAAGCAGCTAGCAGAAAAAGGATGCTGGGATGTTGCTGAGTCAAAGGCAAAGGGTGATAAACTGCTCATTGAATTCCTG GTCTATTTGGCAATGGAAGCTGGTTACATGGAAAAAGTTGATGAATTGTGTGATCGATACTCTCTTCAAGGTTTTCCAAAAGCCAAAG ACATTGATGCAAGTCTTCTGCATCACAAGCACTATTTGTGCCTCAAAGAACTGGGCATTGAAGAAGTTTGTTGGGTTGATGGAGTGGATAGTTTGCATACGGCAACATGCTATATTGAAGAATCTAAAGTTGTTGGTGTGGACTGTGAATGGAAACCCAATTATGTAAAGGGCAGCAAGCCTAACAAG GTATCCATCATGCAGCTTGCTTCCAGCAGAAGTGTTTTCATCTTTGATCTCATAAAATTGTCAGGGGATGTGCCACATATTCTGGATAACTGCCTGAGTCGTATTTTACAGTCTCCAAGTATTCTAAAGCTTG GCTATAATTTTCAATGCGATATGAAGCAACTCACGAGCTCCTACGAAACACTGAGGTGTTTTAACCATTTTGAAATGCTGTTGGACATTCAGAATGTATTTAAAGAATCCAGTGGTGGTCTCTCAGGGATTGCTGAG GAAATACTTGGTGCTGGTTTGAACAAGACAAGAAGGAATAGCGACTGGGAGCAACGACCTTTGAGTCAAAATCAG CTGGAATATGCCGCTCTTGATGCTGCTGTTCTTGTGCACATATTTCATCATATACGGGATCGATCTCTGCAGGCTACTGCGGATGGTAATGACAAAATCGAATGGAAGTCTTCTCTA ATTTCGCACATGGATAATGCCAAGACGAGCAGAAAGAATGTTCGGAATAGAACGAAGTGCAGAGTGGAGACTGACTAG